The following coding sequences lie in one Heyndrickxia oleronia genomic window:
- a CDS encoding DinB family protein produces MFLKLDHFLKSWEYESGVTHKLLSALTDDSLNQEITSQNWTLGRVAWHTVCSIRIIASNTNLTFEAPAKDWPVPDSAQFIADSYKQASNSFIQSLRNQWSDKDLEERINFFGQEIPNGSLLLFLIQHQNHHRGQMTVLMRQAGLTVPGIYGPAKEEWATFGMEAPKM; encoded by the coding sequence ATGTTCTTAAAATTAGACCATTTTTTAAAATCCTGGGAATATGAATCCGGGGTTACCCATAAATTACTAAGTGCTTTAACTGATGACTCACTTAATCAGGAGATTACTTCACAGAATTGGACTTTAGGACGTGTAGCTTGGCACACCGTTTGTTCCATTCGCATCATTGCCTCAAATACAAATTTAACATTTGAGGCTCCAGCAAAGGATTGGCCAGTTCCTGATTCGGCCCAGTTTATAGCAGATAGCTACAAGCAAGCTAGCAATTCATTTATACAGTCATTAAGAAATCAATGGAGCGATAAAGACTTAGAAGAACGGATAAACTTTTTTGGGCAAGAAATTCCTAATGGGTCACTTTTGTTGTTTTTGATTCAGCATCAAAACCACCATCGCGGACAAATGACGGTTCTAATGCGTCAGGCGGGATTAACCGTTCCAGGTATTTATGGCCCGGCAAAAGAAGAATGGGCAACTTTTGGTATGGAAGCTCCAAAAATGTAA
- a CDS encoding RNA polymerase sigma factor yields MVTESINIEEISLKLYKYCLSLTTSKWLAEDLVQETLIRYIKIKQREPNREINITFLYTIARNIFIDEKRKKIDIPTSPDELYKSSWDSTEWDSLLEILYGTLPLRQAMLITLKDVFQYTSEEIAEMLRVSNESIKTALHRARMSLRENAITDTIKQKNNFNVIKEFSLAVKNQQPLKIFYYYRLLQTDNFKVFINREKEFHTIFVSDPDGNILQVYSGKRY; encoded by the coding sequence ATGGTTACTGAATCTATAAATATTGAAGAGATATCATTGAAGTTATATAAATATTGCTTATCTTTAACAACCTCCAAATGGCTAGCAGAGGATTTAGTCCAGGAAACACTAATTAGATATATAAAGATAAAACAAAGAGAACCCAATAGGGAGATCAATATAACTTTTCTATACACCATCGCAAGAAACATTTTTATTGATGAAAAACGTAAGAAAATTGATATTCCGACTTCGCCCGACGAGTTATATAAGAGTAGTTGGGATTCTACTGAGTGGGATAGCTTATTAGAAATATTATATGGAACTCTTCCACTTCGTCAGGCAATGCTAATAACCTTAAAAGATGTCTTTCAATATACTTCAGAAGAAATCGCTGAAATGCTGAGAGTTAGTAATGAATCTATTAAAACTGCCCTTCATCGAGCTAGAATGTCGTTAAGGGAAAATGCCATAACGGATACAATTAAACAGAAAAACAACTTTAATGTAATAAAAGAATTTTCACTAGCAGTTAAAAATCAACAACCGTTAAAGATATTTTACTATTATCGTCTACTCCAAACAGATAATTTCAAAGTATTTATTAATAGAGAAAAGGAGTTTCACACCATTTTTGTATCGGACCCTGATGGGAATATTCTTCAAGTTTATTCAGGTAAGAGATACTGA
- a CDS encoding VOC family protein, with the protein MFKVGGIFIPVTDLERSKRWYELNLGVTKVDEWQENGLDHGVGYVFKDDSTGLALIKVEKPQPTEFTIKGTSKNVYYNFVVEDIEPAYDFLKQNGVKTTEIHDYGVMKGFDFFDPDGNSFSVVSEEINSPYHKDNLK; encoded by the coding sequence ATGTTTAAAGTAGGCGGTATTTTTATTCCTGTTACAGACTTGGAACGATCTAAAAGATGGTATGAATTAAATCTTGGTGTAACAAAAGTCGATGAATGGCAGGAGAATGGATTAGATCATGGTGTGGGATATGTTTTTAAAGATGACTCGACAGGTCTTGCGTTAATAAAGGTTGAAAAGCCTCAACCCACAGAATTTACTATTAAAGGAACAAGCAAAAACGTCTATTATAATTTTGTTGTTGAAGATATTGAACCAGCTTACGATTTTCTGAAGCAAAATGGAGTTAAAACAACAGAAATTCACGATTATGGTGTTATGAAAGGATTCGATTTCTTCGACCCTGATGGAAATTCGTTTAGTGTAGTAAGTGAAGAAATTAATTCTCCCTATCATAAAGACAATTTAAAATGA